From the genome of candidate division KSB1 bacterium:
GAATACTACAACGTTAAGTTCTGAAATCCGCTCCGCAACCCCAAACTGTCATTCCGAAGGAATGTTCATGCCGCTGGTGGGACACCCATCACGATGAAAATGTAGCGCAGACATCTTGTCTGCAGGCAGGCATGAAAGAGCAATCGTGTTGCCCGCGGTCGGGCTGCCGGCATGATTCTCCATGGGCCCGTTGCCGTGAGAGGTTTTTCCCTGCCACCTTTCAGGCCGCGCCGCCCTCCTGCTGCCCTGCGCGCGTCTGCCCGCTGCCGCGTTTTCTGATTTGATCGCCGAGAAAAATGACCACTGCCAACGCCAGCCCGGCATAAATGGGTTCGAGATCCAGCCAGTATCTGCCTTCCTTTTCCGTGGCCAGCCATATGCTCGTGAGGCCGGCGCTCAGCACCATCGTACTGAGCGCGGCCGGCGCCGACATTTTCCACTTCGCAGAAAAACTCGCGGCCAGTGGCGGCAACAGCGCCGGTGTGATGATCGTGCCGAGACGGTACCAAATCGCCACCACCGATTGCGCCCACAGCGCAATTGCCACTGCCGCCAGGAAAACGATCACCATGCTTTGTTGGGTGAGGCGCGTCGCCTGCGCCGCACTGGTTTGCCGACCGAGCTTTCCGAAAATATCCCTGCCCAATGAGATCGCGGAGAGAAAGGCAAAGCTGTCGATGGTGGACATGATGGTGGCGAGCAGGGCGACAAAGAAAATGCCGCGGGCCACTGCCGGCAACAAATGCAGGGCAAGTTCAGGATAGGAGGCCGCGGGATTGGCAAGATCAGGCAGCAAGGCGCGGGCATACAAGCCGGTTGCGGTGGTCATGAAATCGAACAGCAACCAGCAGCCAATAGCAATGAAAATGCCGCGGCGGGCCACGGCTTCGCTGCGCGCGGCAAAGCAACGCTGGTAGAAACTGGGATCCACCAGCGTGCTCATCGCGATGAAATACCACACCAGAATATACTGCGGCCGGTTGCCACCATGCCAGGTGAGATGGGTGGGAGGCAGATGCTGCGCGAGGAATTCCCAAGCACCATACCGGGTGATTGCAAACGCCAGAATCAGAATGAAGCCGGCGTACATCAAAATGAATTGCAGGATCTCGGTGCGCACCACTGCCGGCAGGCCACCGCGCATGCAATAGACGATCGAAAAAAATGTGCCCACCACGACCCCGAGCCACAGCGGCCAGCCGAAGATCATTTCGCACAACACGCCGAGCATCAACACGTAAGGCGCGGGCGTGGCCAGCAGGGCGACGAAAAGCGCACCCAGCAGACCGGTGGTGCGGCCGTAGCTCGCCTCCAATTGCTCGGGAATAGTGAGCACCGGTGCGCGGCGCGCGCGGCCCGCCAGAAACACGGCAAAGAGAAAGGCGTGCAAATAATAGGGCACGCCCAACACCAGCCAGTTCGACAAACCGTGCTGATAGGAAAACTCGCCGACGCCAAGTATGCCGCCGTACCAGGTGGCGACCAGCGTGGCCACGAAGGCCGGCAGCGAGAGCTTCCTGCCGGCGATAACATATTCCTCCAATGTGCTCGTGCTTTGCCGGGAGCGCAGGAATCCCAGCAGCAACAGCGCAAGCAGATAAAGCAGGAGAATGATGTAATCAGGAAGGGTCAGTTGGCCGGCAGCCATGCCACTCCTCTCTCTCTCTCTCTCTCTCTGCGGACCGGTGCTGAGGGCAGGCACCCGAGGTCCGTCCCACGACACCGCCCGGACAGTTTGCGATCAACGCTCCCGGCGATTATTGCTCCGGTACGCCTGCGAGTGAACCGCCCGGGCGATCTTGTCATTGCGGGACAGACACCCGCCCGCGGGAACAAGGCAACACCTCCTGCCGCCGCAGCCACTGATTCAGGAGCGCCGCACGCGATAGCAGAAGAGATTGCCCTGCTCCACCGCCACGGAGAATGTGCCCGCCAGTGCTTCGTTGCTCAAACCGTCGCGCACCGCCCACTCCAGCGCTTCGTGGTTGAGCGGATATTTCAAGCCGGTGGTGGTGATGCCTGCGGCGCGCCGGAAAGCGATCAGCGAGATTTGCTGGCCGGGAAAACTGGGAAACACCGCTGCCGCCGGGCCGGGTGTGATGAAACTGCCGATGCCAAAATCATCGTGCGTTTCGAGGGTGAGACGGCTGCAGAATTTTTCCGCGATGTTGAGATTGACCAGTTGATGATCGTAACGCAGTCCGGTGATGCCCACCAGCAGCGCGCCACGAAAGTCGCGCTCCAGCGCGAAGGTGAGCGCCTTCTCCAAATCCGTGGCGTCCTGGCTGGGATAGTGAATGAAGGTGGCGGCGGCGCAGACGGCGCGCGTCGCGGGCGTCACGGAATCGAGATCGCCCACCACGTAATCCGGCAGAAGGCCGCGTTGCAGGGCGCGATTGGCGCCCCCATCCGCGCAGATGACGGCCTGCGCACGCTGTCGGCATTCCAGCAGAATGGCCCGCTTCGGCAGCACGCTGTTGAGGATGATCAAGGCAGTGGGTTGCAGCATGGCATCTCCCGGACCTCACCCGAACCGGCGGCGCGGCCTCAGCGGTTCAATTCACCTTTCAAGTTTACGAACACCTGACGGCCGGCAGCCGGAAAAAATTCCTCCCCTTCACCGTGTGCGATATAAAGCCGGTCGAACAGATTTTGCACATGCAGTTGCAGCAAGACGGCCGAGCCCGCGGTGCCGAAAGGCAGACGCCAGCCGGCACTCGCATGCACCACGGTGTAGGCCGGCACGGTGTTCGCTTCGTTTTTGAAGTTGTCGGTGTATTGCTTGCCGACATGTTGCAGGGCCAGTGATGCCTGCCAGCCTGCCTGCGCGAAACGCAAGCGGGCATTGGCCAGAACGTTGGGAAAGCCGGCGATGGGATTGCCGTCCAGCACGCGGGCGGTGCCGTCGCTGTCATACACGACATGCCGTCGCAGTTCATTGCTGCTGAGCATGAGATTGCCGCTGCACTGCCAATGGGAGGTCAGGGGCAGGCTGGCAGCCAGCTCGAGGCCGGCGTGCAGCGTGCGTTCGGCATTGCCGGTCACCGGCTGGCCGAAGCGATCGAGACGGCCGCTCTTGATGATTTCATCCCGGAAATCCATGTAGAAAAAATTGGCAGCGGCATGTGCCTCGCCGCGGTGGAAGCCCAGGCCCAGCTCGAGATCGGTCAAACGTTCCGGTTTGACCAGCGGCCTGCCGAAGTCGTATTGGCCTGTGGCGGTGATTTCGAATTGCGGGCGCACCGCCCCCCAACTGTCGGGGGTGCTGGCCTCGGCCGCGTCATAGAGATTTTTCAAGCGGGGCGCCCGGCTGGTGCGCGAGAGGCTGGCAAAGAGATTGAGATGGGAGGTGAGGTTGTAATTCACCCCGGCGCGGGGATTGAGAAAGTGATAAGGCATGGTGAAGGAAGTGCCGATAAATTGCTCGTCATAGAGGCGGTAACGTGAGTAGGCATACTGCAGGTCGAACGTCACATTCAGTTTGGGATGAGCGAGCCAGTTGGCATGGAGATAGGGCGAGAGCACGTCCTGCGCGCCGCGATACTCGTAGTAACGCCGCCGGCCGATGTAATCGCGGCCGCGGTACTCTCCTGCGGTGGCGGCCGGCAGCCCGCTGTCGCCCTTCTGAATGCGGCCCCAGTGCAGCGACCGGTGCCGCCGCCATTCCGCACCCACCGTCACCGCGCCGCGGGGGTGTT
Proteins encoded in this window:
- a CDS encoding sodium:solute symporter family protein, yielding MAAGQLTLPDYIILLLYLLALLLLGFLRSRQSTSTLEEYVIAGRKLSLPAFVATLVATWYGGILGVGEFSYQHGLSNWLVLGVPYYLHAFLFAVFLAGRARRAPVLTIPEQLEASYGRTTGLLGALFVALLATPAPYVLMLGVLCEMIFGWPLWLGVVVGTFFSIVYCMRGGLPAVVRTEILQFILMYAGFILILAFAITRYGAWEFLAQHLPPTHLTWHGGNRPQYILVWYFIAMSTLVDPSFYQRCFAARSEAVARRGIFIAIGCWLLFDFMTTATGLYARALLPDLANPAASYPELALHLLPAVARGIFFVALLATIMSTIDSFAFLSAISLGRDIFGKLGRQTSAAQATRLTQQSMVIVFLAAVAIALWAQSVVAIWYRLGTIITPALLPPLAASFSAKWKMSAPAALSTMVLSAGLTSIWLATEKEGRYWLDLEPIYAGLALAVVIFLGDQIRKRGSGQTRAGQQEGGAA
- a CDS encoding thiamine diphosphokinase; this encodes MLQPTALIILNSVLPKRAILLECRQRAQAVICADGGANRALQRGLLPDYVVGDLDSVTPATRAVCAAATFIHYPSQDATDLEKALTFALERDFRGALLVGITGLRYDHQLVNLNIAEKFCSRLTLETHDDFGIGSFITPGPAAAVFPSFPGQQISLIAFRRAAGITTTGLKYPLNHEALEWAVRDGLSNEALAGTFSVAVEQGNLFCYRVRRS